From Zingiber officinale cultivar Zhangliang chromosome 5B, Zo_v1.1, whole genome shotgun sequence, the proteins below share one genomic window:
- the LOC121986898 gene encoding uncharacterized protein LOC121986898, translating to MKIPSQYVLKRWTRKAKIGYFGVNDSMACNASLDPKVLQNIRSKDLCGLNVQLVTKATERDDTYKVVKDVRLSLCKMVDDKLQVNESNIQQSKVSQKSWEFDYGEGNSTGVKGIKAKKKTVSGKRLKGGLEKISRKRKASSKTNQASTIVIVYTP from the coding sequence ATGAAGATCCCAAGTCAGTATGTACTGAAAAGGTGGACAAGAAAAGCAAAAATTGGATATTTTGGAGTTAATGATTCAATGGCCTGCAAtgctagtttggatccaaaagTACTTCAAAACATACGATCTAAAGATTTGTGTGGGTTGAATGTTCAGTTGGTTACCAAGGCAACAGAAAGAGATGACACTTACAAGGTTGTTAAAGATGTTAGGTTAAGCTTGTGTAAGATGGTGGATGATAAGTTACAAGTTAATGAATCTAATATCCAACAATCAAAAGTGAGCCAAAAATCTTGGGAATTTGATTATGGTGAAGGGAACTCTACTGGAGTGAAAGGAATTAAAGCCAAGAAGAAAACAGTTTCAGGTAAAAGGTTGAAAGGTGGGTTAGAGAAGatttcaaggaaaagaaaagcaTCGAGTAAAACAAATCAAGCTTCAACTATTGTAATAGTTTATACTCCATAA